One region of Juglans microcarpa x Juglans regia isolate MS1-56 chromosome 7S, Jm3101_v1.0, whole genome shotgun sequence genomic DNA includes:
- the LOC121240903 gene encoding uncharacterized protein LOC121240903: MWKWVSFLHEAVDQRKVSKRLVSGSRKRKKGASEEEEIEELDGSLAKWHIITLSATYKDEVSTTDRSVVAGSNEDYKKGGLAILWGREIDLSIINFSNSHIDAVVNCDTVRNGFWFLTSTYGNPDSNLRHRLWDLIRSLCRNNEDPWEGAQCISERLDRGLAKSEWWHMCPNASVTHGLVAFSDHVLIWMDMERSCGNQLAIWDRHSFGHMQKKLLQAKQHMSMLHEKVHLGANREMHKWLERDEVIWRQRSKALWLKEGDQNSKYFDLKASQRIRKNKIGKLEDDNGVWLEPEGRDRLIMDYFRNLFKTSSPNGSLNFLEPFAGRVSNNMNEELCNEYSTEEVKAALQQMNPTKALGPDGMSPSFFQKYWNVVGESVTSTILVH; this comes from the exons ATGTGGAAATGGGTGTCATTTCTCCATGAAGCGGTAGACCAAAGGAAAGTGTCAAAAAGGTTGGTTTCTGGTtcgagaaaaaggaaaaagggtgCTAGCGAAGAAGAAGAGATAGAGGAGCTCGATGGTAGTTTGGCCAAGTGGCACATCATCACCTTGTCTGCTACGTACAAGGATGAGGTCTCTACAACAGATAGATCGGTGGTGGCTGGGAGCAATGAAGATTATAA GAAAGGGGGTCTTGCAATTCTATGGGGAAGGGAAATAGATCTATCTATTATTAACTTTTCTAATTCGCATATTGATGCTGTGGTAAATTGTGATACTGTAAGAAACGGGTTTTGGTTTTTAACTAGCACATATGGAAATCCAGACTCAAACCTTAGACACAGATTGTGGGATTTGATTAGGTCATTATGTAGAAACAATGAGGATCCTTG GGAAGGGGCTCAGTGTATCAGTGAGAGGCTAGATAGGGGTCTGGCCAAATCTGAATGGTGGCACATGTGTCCTAATGCTAGTGTTACTCATGGATTGGTGGCATTTTCAGATCATGTCCTTATATGGATGGACATGGAGAGG TCTTGTGGTAATCAATTGGCCATATGGGATAGACATTCTTTTGGTCATATGCAAAAAAAGCTTCTTCAAGCAAAACAACACATGTCGATGCTTCATGAAAAGGTTCATTTGGGGGCTAATAGAGAGATGCATAAATGGCTTGAAAGGGATGAGGTTATATGGAGACAAAGATCAAAGGCATTGTGGCTCAAAGAAGGTGACCAAAACTCAAAGTATTTTGACCTGAAAGCTTCTCAGAGGATAAGAAAGAATAAGATAGGAAAGCTTGAAGATGATAATGGGGTGTGGCTGGAACCAGAAGGCAGGGATAGGCTCATCATGGATTATTTCAgaaatttattcaaaacttcTAGTCCAAATGGTTCATTGAACTTTCTGGAGCCTTTTGCTGGTAGGGTGAGCAACAATATGAATGAGGAGTTGTGCAACGAATATTCTACAGAAGAGGTAAAAGCAGCTCTGCAACAAATGAATCCCACAAAAGCCCTTGGCCCAGATGGCATGTCTCCaagttttttccaaaaatactgGAATGTGGTGGGGGAGTCAGTGACTTCAACCATCTTGGTACATTAA
- the LOC121240225 gene encoding metalloendoproteinase 3-MMP-like produces the protein MAAKRSPLFSLIALGLLFALIPVLSHATTPPQSSDQKTSPFGFVKHLQGCHKGEKLKGIHDLKIYLEKFGYYHKTENNTHANDDDFDELLESAVKTYQQNYHLKATGTLDAETVSKMMMPRCGVADIINGTNSMQSDKKKHHHLGSFHIVSHYSFFPGAPRWPPSKYHLTYRFLPGTPTQAMNPVARAFQTWARNTQFTFSLARAPANADITIGFLRRDHGDGFPFDGPGGTIAHAFAPTDGRFHYDADERYSVGATPGAFDWETVALHEIGHLLGLGHSSVQGAIMEPFISQGVTKGLNADDIAGIRALYNV, from the coding sequence ATGGCTGCTAAAAGATCTCCCCTCTTCTCTTTGATAGCTCTCGGCCTCCTCTTTGCCCTCATTCCTGTCCTTTCTCATGCAACAACTCCACCTCAATCTTCTGACCAAAAAACATCGCCCTTTGGATTTGTCAAGCATCTTCAGGGATGCCACAAGGGTGAGAAGCTCAAAGGTATCCATGACCTCAAAATTTATCTTGAAAAGTTTGGTTATTATCACAAAACCGAAAACAACACCCATGccaatgatgatgattttgatgaaCTCTTAGAATCTGCCGTCAAAACATAccaacaaaattatcatctaaaGGCCACTGGGACTTTGGATGCTGAAACAGTATCAAAGATGATGATGCCTCGTTGTGGCGTAGCTGATATCATCAATGGTACAAACTCGATGCAATCGGATAAGAAAAAGCATCACCACTTGGGCTCATTTCATATCGTCTCTCATTATAGTTTCTTTCCAGGTGCCCCAAGGTGGCCACCCTCAAAGTATCATCTCACCTACAGGTTTCTCCCAGGAACCCCAACTCAAGCCATGAATCCTGTCGCACGAGCTTTCCAAACATGGGCAAGAAACACCCAGTTCACTTTCTCGCTAGCTCGAGCTCCGGCAAATGCAGATATCACTATTGGTTTTCTTAGAAGGGATCATGGAGATGGGTTTCCTTTTGATGGACCTGGTGGAACCATTGCTCATGCATTTGCGCCAACAGATGGAAGATTCCATTATGATGCAGATGAGCGCTATAGTGTGGGTGCTACTCCTGGTGCATTTGACTGGGAGACAGTTGCTTTACATGAAATTGGGCACCTACTTGGACTTGGACATAGCTCAGTTCAAGGAGCAATCATGGAACCTTTTATCTCTCAGGGAGTGACTAAAGGCTTAAATGCAGATGATATTGCAGGAATTAGAGCCTTATATAATGTTTGA